One region of Candidatus Peribacteraceae bacterium genomic DNA includes:
- a CDS encoding [Fe-Fe] hydrogenase large subunit C-terminal domain-containing protein, translating to MYSVIHNGLSRSSNGNYSCIFHLFPAEKVEPSLRPALRDYGWQAKRRPPSSTILSPKSYPLRPTNSIPLDTLGREVTVFLNGKSFVAREGEDILTVALRSGFQIPHYCTHPDLPVDANCRTCLVEVEETGAGLPPNGERSDAGTRVVTSCTLKAAEGLRVLLDTPQVIALRTQNMELLFGEYSAHSPRIRHGYYSKTLEEMKRFGVGGKLYKRDDPERGIHRLGTAAEFDPALCIGCNKCVEICQLIGISHLTLEGRGSKTRVGYNHDPANDCIYCGQCTAHCPVEAVREQSHLEQVEEALRDPSITTIVQSAPSIRTSIGEGWGVPYGTDLTGQLVTAYRQLGFDKVFDVSMGADITTMVEAEELVRRLRHKWDFEEGKRKDPPPEGPMFSSCCPGWVKFAEFYKPDLLPQLTAARSPHIHSGGAYKTWWAEKSGIDPAKVRVISVMPCTSKKYEAGFEHLAINGHKPVDFVLTTRELIALLKTRKIDLPKLEPGTVDTEGTYSGAGAIYGATGGVMESALRTAYWMLTGQDIPGMDFMPARGFEGSKRGSLEIGGKRVNVAVVAMPKNMWPLLRALKKDPGSLDYVEMMACPGGCIGGGGQPIPNTFAIVKERIAGLYVIDKNLPIRTAHGNPVVQEFMAYAKAQPEEKRNALLYRSFSAKKKGE from the coding sequence ATGTATTCGGTCATTCATAATGGTCTATCTCGTTCCTCAAACGGCAATTATTCATGCATCTTCCACCTTTTCCCGGCGGAAAAGGTGGAGCCCAGCCTGCGTCCCGCACTGCGGGACTACGGCTGGCAGGCAAAACGCCGCCCTCCATCTTCCACTATCCTAAGTCCTAAGTCCTATCCCCTCCGTCCTACGAACTCCATTCCCCTCGACACCCTCGGCAGAGAAGTCACGGTCTTCCTCAACGGCAAGTCGTTCGTCGCCAGGGAGGGTGAGGACATCCTCACCGTTGCGCTGCGCAGCGGCTTCCAGATCCCCCACTACTGCACACATCCCGATCTCCCCGTGGACGCCAACTGCCGTACGTGCCTGGTGGAAGTGGAAGAAACAGGAGCGGGCTTGCCCCCCAATGGGGAGCGGAGCGACGCCGGTACGCGGGTGGTGACCTCCTGCACGCTCAAGGCGGCGGAAGGGCTGCGCGTGCTCCTGGACACCCCCCAAGTGATCGCGCTCCGCACGCAGAACATGGAACTGCTCTTCGGCGAGTACAGCGCACATTCCCCGCGCATTCGCCACGGCTACTACAGCAAGACGCTGGAGGAAATGAAGCGTTTCGGGGTGGGCGGCAAGTTGTACAAGCGGGATGACCCCGAGCGCGGCATCCACCGGTTGGGAACGGCGGCGGAATTTGACCCCGCGCTCTGCATCGGCTGCAACAAGTGCGTGGAAATCTGCCAATTGATCGGCATCAGCCACTTGACGCTGGAGGGACGCGGCTCCAAGACGCGGGTGGGATACAACCACGACCCCGCCAACGACTGCATCTACTGCGGCCAGTGCACCGCCCACTGCCCCGTGGAAGCGGTCCGCGAGCAGAGCCACCTGGAGCAAGTGGAGGAAGCGCTGCGCGACCCCTCCATCACCACCATCGTGCAGTCCGCCCCCTCCATCCGCACGAGCATCGGGGAGGGATGGGGCGTACCGTACGGCACGGACCTCACGGGGCAGCTCGTCACCGCGTACCGGCAACTGGGCTTCGACAAGGTGTTCGACGTTTCCATGGGCGCGGACATCACCACCATGGTGGAAGCGGAGGAACTGGTGCGGCGCCTGCGGCATAAGTGGGATTTTGAGGAAGGGAAGCGGAAAGATCCGCCTCCGGAAGGACCGATGTTCAGCTCCTGCTGCCCGGGATGGGTGAAGTTTGCGGAGTTCTACAAACCCGACCTCCTCCCCCAGCTCACCGCCGCCCGCTCGCCCCACATCCACAGCGGCGGCGCGTACAAGACGTGGTGGGCGGAGAAGAGCGGCATCGACCCCGCGAAGGTGCGGGTGATCTCGGTGATGCCCTGCACGTCCAAGAAGTACGAAGCCGGCTTCGAGCACCTCGCCATCAACGGCCACAAGCCCGTGGACTTCGTGCTCACCACGCGGGAACTCATCGCGCTGCTCAAGACGCGCAAGATCGACCTGCCCAAACTGGAGCCGGGGACGGTGGACACGGAAGGCACATACTCCGGCGCGGGCGCCATTTACGGGGCCACCGGCGGCGTGATGGAATCCGCGCTCCGCACCGCGTACTGGATGCTGACGGGGCAGGATATTCCCGGAATGGATTTTATGCCTGCGCGCGGTTTTGAAGGCAGTAAACGCGGTTCCTTGGAGATCGGTGGAAAGAGGGTGAACGTGGCCGTTGTGGCCATGCCGAAGAACATGTGGCCGCTGCTTCGTGCATTGAAAAAGGACCCCGGGTCCCTGGACTACGTGGAAATGATGGCCTGCCCGGGCGGCTGCATCGGGGGAGGCGGGCAACCGATCCCCAACACGTTCGCCATCGTCAAGGAACGCATCGCGGGCTTGTACGTGATTGACAAAAATCTCCCCATCCGCACCGCCCACGGTAACCCCGTGGTGCAGGAGTTCATGGCATACGCAAAAGCGCAACCGGAAGAGAAACGGAACGCTCTCCTGTATCGGAGTTTCAGCGCGAAGAAAAAAGGGGAGTGA
- a CDS encoding acetate--CoA ligase family protein — MSLLDPKSIAVIGASTDERKVGHLVLKNLLTQGFGGDVHPVNPKGGVIAGRKAFASVGDIPGTVDMAVIVTPAETVVGLAEECGKKGIPSLIVISAGFAEGGQEGHKREEELRMIVKKYDISLVGPNCLGVMRPSIGMNASFGNVLPPAGPVAFLSQSGALGEAFIDRAAGMGLKLSLFVSMGNKAAMDECDFLELCAEDEETRVIGLYLESIKDGRRFLALARKVGTAKPIVLLKAGTTEKGRTAVSSHTGALAGSDAAVQAICIQGGIRRAASAEHFLDLLRTLAEQPPLLSPRIAVITNAGGPGVLAADATEREGLTLAPLSAERADALKKLLPPTASVRNPIDVLGDAREDRFEAALKAAAQDPEIDGTLVIVTPQAMTPSTAIAKTVVDVRKSYPLFPFVTSFMGGEGVQEAVAFLQSNGIPNFPTPETAVAMLSALRKPENGPPDAPQAEPALRVDKKRVGEANRLLKEAGEGLLSESLTAALLSLYSLPLPKGRVAGTAEEAVAIAREIGFPVAAKVSSKDILHKTDMGGVRVHLQSAEDVAVAFKQITANAKKRAPRANVAGVLIQQSLPPGSEFIVGALKDPGAGHLVMAGLGGIYTELFRDAAFRVAPITPEEAYPMLASLKSWKLLLGLRGKPQLQIDALAALISSLSVLAVECPAIREIDLNPVLVTEKDLTILDAKVVVE; from the coding sequence ATGTCCCTCCTCGACCCCAAATCCATAGCGGTGATCGGCGCCTCCACGGATGAACGCAAAGTGGGACACCTCGTGCTCAAGAACCTGCTCACCCAGGGCTTTGGGGGCGACGTGCATCCCGTGAACCCCAAGGGAGGGGTCATCGCGGGCAGAAAAGCCTTCGCTTCCGTGGGGGACATCCCGGGCACGGTGGACATGGCGGTGATCGTCACGCCGGCGGAAACGGTGGTGGGGCTCGCGGAGGAGTGCGGCAAGAAAGGCATCCCCTCCCTCATCGTCATCAGCGCCGGCTTCGCCGAAGGCGGGCAGGAAGGCCACAAGCGCGAGGAGGAGCTGCGCATGATCGTGAAGAAGTACGACATCAGTTTGGTGGGGCCCAACTGCCTGGGGGTGATGCGCCCGTCCATAGGGATGAACGCCTCGTTCGGGAACGTGCTCCCGCCCGCAGGTCCCGTCGCTTTCCTCAGCCAGTCCGGCGCTCTGGGGGAAGCCTTCATCGACCGCGCGGCGGGCATGGGGCTCAAGCTCTCCCTCTTCGTGAGCATGGGGAACAAGGCCGCCATGGATGAGTGTGACTTCCTGGAATTGTGCGCGGAGGACGAGGAAACGCGCGTCATCGGCTTGTATCTGGAGAGCATCAAGGACGGCCGCCGCTTCCTTGCGCTCGCCCGAAAGGTGGGCACCGCAAAGCCCATCGTCCTCCTCAAAGCCGGCACCACGGAGAAGGGGCGCACGGCCGTTTCCTCTCACACGGGGGCGCTGGCCGGGTCGGACGCCGCGGTACAGGCCATCTGCATCCAGGGAGGCATACGGCGCGCCGCATCTGCGGAACACTTCCTGGACCTCCTGCGCACCCTCGCGGAACAACCCCCGCTCCTCTCCCCACGAATCGCCGTCATCACCAATGCGGGGGGGCCGGGCGTGCTTGCGGCGGACGCCACGGAACGGGAAGGCTTGACGCTCGCCCCGCTTTCAGCGGAACGCGCGGATGCACTCAAGAAGCTCCTCCCCCCCACCGCCAGCGTCCGGAACCCCATTGATGTGCTGGGGGACGCGCGGGAAGACCGTTTCGAGGCGGCGTTGAAGGCAGCCGCGCAGGACCCCGAGATCGACGGCACGCTGGTGATTGTGACGCCGCAAGCGATGACGCCCTCCACGGCGATCGCCAAAACCGTGGTGGACGTGCGGAAGAGCTATCCCCTCTTCCCCTTCGTCACCTCCTTCATGGGAGGGGAAGGGGTGCAGGAAGCTGTCGCATTCCTCCAGTCCAACGGCATCCCCAATTTCCCCACGCCGGAGACCGCGGTGGCCATGCTGTCGGCGTTGCGGAAACCGGAGAATGGTCCGCCGGATGCACCGCAGGCCGAACCCGCGCTCCGTGTGGATAAGAAGCGCGTGGGGGAGGCCAACCGGCTGCTCAAGGAAGCGGGAGAGGGGTTGCTGAGCGAATCCCTCACCGCCGCGCTGCTCTCCCTCTACTCCCTCCCCCTGCCCAAGGGGCGCGTGGCGGGGACGGCGGAGGAGGCGGTGGCGATCGCGCGGGAGATCGGCTTCCCCGTGGCCGCCAAAGTGAGCTCCAAGGACATCCTCCACAAGACGGACATGGGGGGCGTGCGCGTCCACCTGCAATCGGCGGAGGACGTGGCGGTGGCGTTCAAGCAGATCACCGCCAATGCCAAGAAGCGCGCACCCCGGGCGAACGTCGCGGGCGTGCTCATCCAGCAGAGCCTGCCGCCCGGGAGCGAATTCATCGTGGGCGCGCTCAAGGATCCCGGCGCCGGCCACCTGGTGATGGCGGGGCTGGGCGGCATCTACACCGAACTCTTCCGCGATGCGGCGTTCCGCGTGGCTCCCATCACCCCCGAGGAGGCCTATCCCATGCTGGCGAGCCTGAAGAGCTGGAAGCTGCTCCTGGGGCTGCGCGGCAAACCGCAGCTGCAGATCGATGCCTTGGCCGCCCTCATCTCCTCCCTCTCCGTGCTGGCCGTGGAGTGCCCTGCCATACGGGAAATCGACCTGAATCCGGTGCTGGTGACGGAGAAGGACCTGACGATCCTGGATGCGAAGGTGGTGGTGGAATAA
- a CDS encoding NADH-ubiquinone oxidoreductase-F iron-sulfur binding region domain-containing protein produces MRTATILGRGGAEYPAYKKWEAVRAASSTVKYVICNASEREPNVFKDFHILENHTEEVFAGMKLAMQAVGAKEGIFNMNAEYEDKLKTRLDAQTAAAKDEGFTMRIFREEPSYIGGEETALLNAIEGKRCEPRLRPPYPVMQGLYGKPTLVHNVETLYDAALVSQGRYDGKRFYSVSGLAPKPGVYRLPTTLTALQVLQESGNVPQEAFFAQVGGGASGVVLNAEQLAHQTVHGTGAIILHLCTEDPRSLLLHWLTFYQRESCGKCTPCREGTYQLVRLVEGEKRIPWKKMQPILDVLEKTSFCALGRSVPVPILSYYQNVFGHS; encoded by the coding sequence TTGAGAACGGCCACTATCCTCGGACGCGGGGGCGCGGAGTATCCGGCATACAAGAAATGGGAAGCCGTGCGTGCCGCCTCTTCCACCGTGAAATACGTCATCTGCAACGCCTCGGAGCGCGAGCCGAACGTGTTCAAAGATTTCCACATTCTCGAGAATCATACCGAAGAGGTGTTCGCGGGGATGAAGCTCGCCATGCAAGCGGTGGGCGCCAAGGAGGGAATCTTCAACATGAATGCGGAGTACGAGGACAAGCTGAAAACCCGCCTCGATGCCCAGACGGCCGCCGCCAAGGATGAGGGCTTCACCATGCGGATCTTCCGGGAAGAACCCTCCTACATCGGCGGTGAGGAGACCGCCCTCCTCAACGCCATCGAGGGCAAGCGTTGCGAGCCGCGCCTCCGTCCCCCGTACCCGGTCATGCAGGGCCTGTACGGCAAGCCGACGCTGGTCCACAACGTGGAGACGCTCTACGATGCCGCCCTCGTCTCCCAAGGCCGGTACGACGGCAAGCGCTTCTACTCCGTCTCCGGCCTTGCACCCAAGCCCGGGGTGTACCGCCTGCCGACGACGCTCACGGCCCTGCAGGTGCTGCAGGAGTCGGGCAACGTGCCGCAGGAGGCGTTCTTCGCGCAGGTGGGCGGCGGGGCGAGCGGCGTGGTGCTCAACGCGGAGCAACTCGCCCACCAAACCGTGCACGGCACGGGCGCCATCATCCTTCACCTGTGCACGGAAGATCCGCGCTCCCTCCTCCTCCATTGGCTCACCTTCTACCAACGGGAGAGCTGCGGAAAATGCACGCCGTGCCGCGAGGGGACCTACCAGCTCGTCCGCTTGGTGGAGGGCGAAAAGCGCATCCCGTGGAAGAAGATGCAGCCCATACTGGACGTGCTGGAGAAAACCTCTTTCTGCGCGTTGGGACGCAGTGTGCCTGTTCCCATACTCTCGTATTATCAGAATGTATTCGGTCATTCATAA
- a CDS encoding flavodoxin family protein, producing the protein MTSLHIFYASTSGHTEFVVRTLEAFLKESAPQVAVETGRVEKAKPEDLRRGDALLLASGTWNTGGVEGQPNPHMAVFLEAVKGVDLKGKPMAFIALGDSRYYYTARVAEHFQRFRMAKEGKQLLPPLIIVDEPYGQEERIRAWGKKLAEVMEQNAK; encoded by the coding sequence ATGACTTCCCTCCACATCTTCTACGCTTCCACATCCGGCCACACGGAGTTCGTAGTGCGGACGCTCGAGGCGTTCCTCAAGGAGTCCGCCCCGCAGGTGGCGGTCGAAACCGGGCGCGTGGAGAAGGCCAAGCCCGAGGATCTGCGGCGCGGCGATGCCCTCCTCCTCGCTTCGGGCACCTGGAACACGGGCGGAGTGGAGGGGCAGCCCAACCCCCACATGGCGGTCTTCTTGGAAGCGGTGAAAGGCGTGGACCTCAAAGGCAAGCCCATGGCGTTCATCGCGCTCGGCGACAGCCGGTACTACTACACCGCGCGCGTCGCGGAGCACTTCCAGCGATTCCGCATGGCGAAGGAAGGCAAACAGCTCCTGCCGCCCCTCATCATCGTGGATGAGCCCTATGGGCAGGAAGAGAGGATCCGTGCGTGGGGGAAGAAGCTGGCGGAGGTGATGGAACAGAATGCAAAATGA